One part of the Bacteroidia bacterium genome encodes these proteins:
- a CDS encoding alpha/beta hydrolase: MRYLFYIIIFIIVAFGVLLFALNTPDIPLENLKEKYTNDESEFIELKGMNVHFRDEGEGMALVLIHGTASSLHTWDVWTEEMKDSLRILRMDLPAFGLTGPHPSHDYSLDTYAELVAAFLDSRGVDSCYIAGNSLGGGIARKFAEKYPHRTKKLILVDPGGFKSNKGLPFAFKLGRTPIVKNLISSITPLFLYENSIKEVYHDDNKITEELLMRYYELSLAPGNRDALVARMNQEYKPAEWKENFLQIPVLIMWGKTDAWIPVTMVDSFLEDIPAADVMIYENAGHVPMEEIPYETAEDARKFLLDSSLETITP; the protein is encoded by the coding sequence ATGCGATATTTATTTTACATCATCATTTTTATAATTGTTGCCTTTGGCGTTTTACTATTTGCGCTAAATACTCCTGACATCCCGCTGGAGAACTTGAAAGAGAAGTATACCAATGACGAATCAGAGTTTATAGAACTCAAGGGAATGAACGTTCATTTTAGGGATGAAGGCGAAGGAATGGCTTTGGTTTTGATCCATGGAACCGCTTCCTCTTTGCACACCTGGGATGTTTGGACAGAAGAAATGAAGGATAGCCTTCGCATCCTTCGCATGGATTTACCAGCTTTTGGACTGACAGGTCCCCATCCAAGTCACGATTACAGTCTGGATACTTATGCAGAGCTTGTCGCAGCGTTTCTGGATAGCCGAGGCGTAGACAGCTGTTATATTGCGGGAAACTCTCTGGGAGGAGGGATCGCCCGTAAGTTTGCCGAGAAATATCCTCATAGGACAAAAAAACTCATTCTCGTCGACCCGGGAGGGTTTAAAAGCAATAAAGGATTGCCCTTTGCCTTTAAACTGGGCAGAACGCCTATCGTAAAAAACCTGATCAGCAGCATTACCCCTCTCTTCCTCTATGAGAATAGCATCAAAGAAGTTTATCACGATGACAACAAGATTACCGAAGAACTGCTTATGCGCTATTATGAGCTTTCACTAGCTCCGGGAAATAGAGACGCACTGGTTGCTCGTATGAACCAGGAATACAAGCCGGCCGAATGGAAAGAAAATTTCCTTCAGATTCCCGTTTTGATCATGTGGGGAAAAACGGATGCCTGGATTCCAGTTACTATGGTAGATAGTTTTCTGGAAGATATCCCGGCTGCTGATGTGATGATCTATGAAAATGCCGGTCATGTTCCGATGGAGGAGATTCCTTATGAAACCGCCGAAGATGCCCGAAAATTCCTCCTGGATAGCAGCCTGGAAACTATTACCCCCTGA
- a CDS encoding ABC transporter permease: MDKIGIIFKREYLNMVRKKSFLLATFLVPLGFAALIGIQVASAVFVEKENYDLLIVEDDTYAITSRINKGENFKVIPIKPKRDFIAQRDSLLERVKKNENEVYLYYPATYLEKENITATLHSSKKLSQQVRREVERKLERAIKDYKTELVGISKEQLDKTDFELDLQTKSGETENSTSEIMALAVGAGTAIIIYMLIAIYGGILMQGVIEEKANRIVEVIVSSVRPFQLLMGKTLALASVAITQLILWGLLSMVVYLIMIPFIASSGINPSDLQQPGMEMSASEAENMLIELRSANWNVLWFFPIYFLGGFFLYGSLMAAAGSAVDNIQDAQQFTIPITLPLMLPLFFYPNIIQNPNGMFASITSHIPFFSPMIMPMRIGLGSVPWWEIALSIVILILSFLACVWVSAKIYRTGILMYGKKPSFKEIFKWLRYN, from the coding sequence ATGGACAAAATAGGCATCATATTTAAAAGAGAATATCTCAATATGGTCAGGAAGAAGAGCTTCTTGCTGGCTACCTTTTTAGTACCCCTGGGATTTGCCGCATTGATCGGTATTCAGGTGGCATCGGCGGTTTTTGTCGAAAAAGAAAATTATGATCTACTGATTGTAGAAGACGACACTTATGCGATTACAAGTCGCATAAATAAAGGTGAAAACTTCAAAGTAATTCCCATAAAACCGAAACGTGATTTCATCGCGCAGCGGGATAGTTTGCTTGAGCGGGTAAAGAAAAATGAGAACGAAGTTTACCTCTATTATCCAGCAACTTATCTGGAAAAAGAAAATATTACAGCTACACTTCATAGCTCCAAAAAACTCAGTCAGCAAGTAAGACGTGAAGTTGAGCGCAAACTGGAGCGAGCGATCAAAGACTATAAGACTGAACTCGTTGGAATCAGCAAAGAGCAGTTGGATAAGACCGATTTTGAATTGGATCTCCAGACCAAAAGTGGTGAAACGGAAAATAGTACCAGCGAAATCATGGCTTTGGCTGTCGGTGCAGGTACAGCCATCATCATTTATATGTTGATTGCGATTTATGGCGGAATTTTAATGCAGGGAGTAATAGAGGAGAAAGCCAACAGGATTGTTGAGGTCATTGTTTCCTCTGTAAGACCTTTTCAATTGCTAATGGGGAAAACCCTTGCACTGGCCTCCGTTGCGATCACTCAGCTCATCTTATGGGGCTTGTTATCTATGGTAGTCTATTTAATCATGATACCCTTTATCGCAAGTTCTGGAATTAATCCTTCCGATCTTCAACAGCCGGGTATGGAAATGTCTGCCAGCGAAGCGGAAAATATGCTGATCGAATTGAGAAGTGCCAATTGGAATGTCCTCTGGTTCTTTCCTATCTATTTCCTCGGAGGATTTTTCCTCTATGGATCTTTGATGGCAGCTGCTGGTTCAGCCGTTGATAATATTCAGGATGCACAGCAATTTACCATCCCCATTACCCTTCCTTTGATGTTGCCTTTATTTTTCTATCCCAACATCATCCAGAATCCCAATGGAATGTTTGCATCCATTACCTCGCATATACCCTTTTTCTCACCCATGATTATGCCTATGCGAATAGGCCTGGGCTCCGTCCCCTGGTGGGAAATCGCCTTGTCAATAGTTATCCTTATTCTATCCTTCCTGGCTTGTGTGTGGGTCTCTGCAAAGATTTACCGCACGGGTATTCTCATGTATGGAAAGAAACCGAGCTTCAAGGAGATATTCAAGTGGTTGAGGTACAATTAG
- the fdhD gene encoding formate dehydrogenase accessory sulfurtransferase FdhD → MRQEIEKIQAPAQIQKVLTVDAKGIEERNDLLAVESPLEIRLGYGKKEARAQKSISITMRTPGHDLELSMGFLFGEGIIRAKEDIHTIRHCTDQGKEESKGNVVRVELAENCQPDLKKLERQFYTTSSCGLCGKASIEAIRDLHCEFIPLKKNWIKSDLIHSLGEKVQEKQQIFSHTGGLHAAAFFNEAGEFLRLREDVGRHNALDKLIGAEFYEGKLPAEDKILFLSGRISFELVQKALAAGIALIVAVGAPSSLAVELAEESGISLIGFARQHRFNIYTHSQRLHL, encoded by the coding sequence ATGAGGCAAGAGATAGAGAAAATACAGGCGCCGGCACAGATCCAGAAGGTGTTGACGGTGGATGCTAAAGGCATAGAAGAGAGAAATGACCTCCTCGCTGTAGAATCTCCTTTGGAGATCCGATTGGGATACGGGAAGAAAGAAGCGCGTGCTCAAAAGAGCATCAGCATCACTATGCGAACCCCAGGACATGACCTGGAATTGAGCATGGGATTTTTATTTGGGGAAGGGATCATTCGGGCTAAAGAGGATATCCATACGATTCGACATTGTACAGATCAGGGGAAGGAAGAGAGCAAGGGAAATGTGGTTAGGGTGGAACTTGCAGAAAACTGCCAACCTGACTTGAAGAAGCTGGAGCGTCAGTTTTATACGACTTCCAGTTGCGGACTTTGTGGTAAAGCTTCCATTGAGGCGATACGAGATTTGCATTGCGAATTCATTCCCCTGAAAAAAAACTGGATAAAGTCGGATTTGATTCATAGTCTGGGGGAAAAAGTACAAGAAAAACAACAAATTTTTAGCCATACAGGAGGCCTGCATGCAGCAGCCTTTTTCAATGAAGCCGGAGAATTCTTACGCTTGCGAGAAGATGTCGGGAGGCACAATGCCCTGGACAAACTTATCGGAGCAGAATTCTATGAAGGAAAATTACCAGCAGAGGACAAAATTCTTTTTCTTAGTGGAAGGATCAGTTTTGAGCTGGTACAAAAAGCCCTGGCAGCGGGCATAGCTTTGATCGTAGCAGTAGGTGCTCCTTCAAGCCTGGCTGTCGAATTGGCGGAGGAAAGTGGGATCAGTCTGATCGGTTTCGCCCGTCAACATCGATTCAATATTTATACACATTCTCAAAGACTACATCTATAA
- a CDS encoding LysM peptidoglycan-binding domain-containing protein, giving the protein MKTSKLLSLTILLLCCLLPAQAQVDTTMNYSDFLNDCRNFTRNPQDEVWVVSFWASYNKESLYLIPSIIESSRRYRNKPVRFIMISTDTRRQSWEGVLNRYNPPGEHILISDQDDYDFLKLAFQHNRLPALFVVEQTGQIRRVKIGDLNALVDALSEDLPNVPYYKDENIASNGGRDNGEEFLPDDDSDWITHTVRRGETLYRIYKQYDVPVKEIKDLNNLRSDRINVGQVLKIKRR; this is encoded by the coding sequence ATGAAAACATCAAAATTGCTTTCTTTAACAATTCTCCTGCTCTGCTGCCTACTTCCTGCCCAGGCTCAGGTGGACACCACTATGAATTATTCAGATTTTCTGAATGACTGCAGGAATTTTACCCGCAACCCTCAGGATGAAGTATGGGTGGTGAGTTTTTGGGCTAGTTATAATAAAGAATCTCTCTATTTGATCCCATCGATCATCGAGTCCAGCCGTAGATACAGAAATAAGCCGGTGAGATTTATTATGATCTCTACTGATACGCGCAGGCAGAGTTGGGAAGGCGTATTGAATCGATACAATCCTCCGGGAGAGCATATTCTGATTTCTGATCAGGATGATTATGATTTTCTAAAATTGGCTTTTCAGCACAATAGATTACCCGCCCTCTTTGTGGTAGAACAAACCGGACAAATCCGCCGGGTAAAAATCGGGGACCTAAATGCCCTGGTGGATGCCCTCAGTGAAGATCTCCCTAATGTCCCTTACTATAAGGATGAAAATATTGCAAGCAATGGCGGGCGAGATAATGGAGAAGAGTTTCTCCCCGACGACGATAGTGATTGGATCACGCATACCGTTCGCAGAGGTGAAACTCTTTACAGGATTTACAAGCAATACGATGTGCCTGTCAAGGAGATCAAAGATCTGAATAACCTTCGTTCAGACAGGATCAATGTCGGTCAGGTCTTGAAGATCAAAAGAAGATAA
- a CDS encoding FdhF/YdeP family oxidoreductase, whose protein sequence is MAMDPKANSSKNKKTIAQPPEKLTGIKIKNPKKVAGGRGAINSTVKHVVEEMGLARGTNALLKMNQFTGFDCPGCAWPDPDDKRSVLGEYCENGAKALAEEATLKRVDPIFFAENSIEDLGKWSDYELGKSGRITYPMFLEKGATHYQPINWSKAFQLIGDKLKSLASPDEAIFYTSGRTSNEAAFLYQLFVRMYGTNNLPDCSNMCHESSGVALGETLGIGKGSVTLEDIHEAEVIMVVGQNPGTNHPRMMTALQKCKKNGGKIITVNPLPETGLMRFKHPQSPGDLLGSGTQLTDVFLQLKVNADVALAKAMMLMLFKKEEEHSGDVFDWNFIIGKSSGFEDFKKDLHKQDLDKLIAETGIEKAKIEEAVELLAHNKKIIICWAMGLTQHENGVENIREYVNILLLKGSIGKKGSGTCPVRGHSNVQGDRTMGIWEAPKEAFLDKLKAHFNFEPPRHHGYAVVPAIEAMHKGKAKVFFAMGGNFISASPDTEYTAEALKKCELTVHVSTKLNRSHLIHGEQALILPCIARSELDKQEKGKQFVTIENSMGVVQMSKGSLAPASESLLSEPAIVAGLAKATFKEEGKWDEWVANYDNIRDLIEACIPGFEKYNKRVRKKGGFYLPNGAREGKFNTSDGKAQFSVNKIPENKLQQGEYIMFTVRSHDQYNTTIYGLDDRYRGIYSERRVVLMNVEDMNHALLSKGEEVDLINTHGGVRRVAEKFLVVPFDTPQGCVATYFPEANVLVPIDSYAHRSKTPASKKVIIQIEKRK, encoded by the coding sequence ATGGCAATGGACCCAAAAGCCAATTCCTCAAAAAACAAAAAGACGATTGCCCAACCCCCCGAAAAACTGACGGGAATCAAGATCAAAAATCCCAAAAAAGTAGCAGGTGGGAGAGGGGCAATCAATAGTACGGTAAAGCATGTAGTGGAAGAAATGGGCCTCGCAAGAGGAACCAATGCTTTGCTAAAAATGAATCAGTTTACCGGCTTCGATTGTCCGGGCTGTGCCTGGCCTGATCCGGATGACAAACGTTCGGTTTTGGGAGAGTACTGTGAGAATGGAGCCAAAGCCCTGGCAGAAGAAGCTACCTTGAAACGAGTGGATCCCATTTTCTTCGCGGAAAATTCCATCGAGGATTTAGGGAAATGGTCAGATTATGAACTGGGGAAAAGTGGTCGCATCACCTATCCCATGTTTTTGGAGAAAGGAGCCACGCATTATCAACCCATCAATTGGTCCAAAGCTTTCCAACTGATTGGAGATAAACTGAAATCTCTGGCTTCCCCTGATGAAGCTATTTTTTATACCTCCGGACGTACGAGTAATGAAGCGGCTTTCCTCTATCAACTCTTTGTCCGCATGTACGGCACCAATAATCTACCCGATTGTTCTAATATGTGCCATGAGTCCAGCGGAGTAGCTTTGGGCGAGACTCTGGGAATCGGAAAAGGTTCGGTAACCCTGGAAGATATCCATGAAGCGGAAGTAATCATGGTCGTAGGGCAGAATCCCGGTACCAATCATCCGCGCATGATGACTGCCTTGCAGAAGTGTAAAAAGAATGGAGGTAAGATCATTACGGTCAATCCCCTTCCAGAAACAGGCTTGATGCGTTTCAAGCATCCTCAGTCTCCGGGAGATTTGCTGGGGAGTGGAACTCAGCTCACGGATGTATTTCTCCAACTAAAAGTAAATGCTGATGTGGCATTGGCAAAAGCCATGATGCTCATGCTCTTCAAAAAAGAAGAGGAGCACTCCGGGGATGTGTTTGACTGGAACTTTATCATTGGGAAAAGTTCGGGTTTTGAAGACTTTAAGAAAGATCTGCATAAGCAGGATTTAGATAAACTGATCGCTGAGACGGGGATAGAGAAAGCAAAGATTGAGGAAGCGGTCGAACTCCTGGCCCACAATAAAAAGATCATTATTTGCTGGGCAATGGGATTGACGCAGCATGAAAATGGGGTCGAAAATATCCGCGAATACGTCAATATTCTTTTGCTGAAAGGAAGCATTGGCAAAAAAGGATCAGGTACTTGCCCGGTCCGTGGACATAGCAATGTACAGGGAGATAGAACTATGGGAATTTGGGAAGCCCCGAAAGAGGCTTTTCTCGATAAACTCAAAGCCCACTTCAATTTCGAACCGCCTCGTCATCACGGTTATGCTGTGGTACCCGCAATCGAAGCCATGCATAAAGGCAAAGCCAAAGTATTCTTTGCTATGGGAGGGAATTTCATTTCCGCTAGCCCTGATACTGAATACACGGCTGAGGCTTTGAAGAAATGCGAGCTTACGGTCCATGTTTCTACCAAACTCAACCGAAGCCACCTCATCCATGGAGAACAGGCCCTGATTCTTCCCTGTATTGCTCGTTCAGAGTTAGACAAGCAGGAAAAAGGCAAACAGTTTGTTACCATAGAGAATTCCATGGGCGTGGTACAGATGTCCAAAGGGAGTTTAGCTCCTGCTTCTGAATCTCTTTTGAGTGAACCTGCCATTGTTGCTGGTTTGGCGAAAGCTACCTTTAAGGAGGAAGGAAAATGGGACGAGTGGGTTGCTAATTATGACAATATCAGAGACCTGATTGAAGCCTGTATTCCAGGATTTGAGAAGTATAATAAACGCGTTCGCAAAAAAGGAGGATTTTACCTACCAAATGGAGCGCGTGAAGGAAAATTCAACACTTCTGACGGCAAGGCCCAATTTTCCGTAAATAAAATCCCTGAGAATAAATTGCAGCAAGGAGAGTACATCATGTTTACCGTCAGGAGCCACGATCAATACAATACCACGATTTATGGCTTAGATGATCGTTATCGTGGCATTTATTCTGAACGGAGAGTGGTCTTGATGAATGTGGAAGATATGAACCATGCCCTTTTGTCAAAAGGGGAAGAGGTCGATCTCATCAATACGCATGGAGGAGTAAGGCGAGTGGCTGAGAAATTTCTGGTTGTACCTTTTGACACGCCCCAAGGCTGCGTAGCTACCTATTTTCCGGAAGCCAATGTGCTGGTACCTATTGATAGCTATGCCCATCGGAGCAAAACACCTGCATCTAAAAAGGTGATTATTCAGATTGAGAAGCGAAAGTAA
- a CDS encoding NADH-quinone oxidoreductase subunit M: MTKDWMTLLLNATLFAPLVGIPLILLFHRKWAKYLAFGFSLLPFIVGIVLHSVYRFSPDPSALYSKDFVFFSESLWFTLDNIDIKFMLGVDGISAYLILLTALIFPTLVVYSWGKADKQEKLYYLMLLVLETGIIGFFLSLDLLLLYIFFEMVLIPTCFFIGIWGGAQREAASIKFFLYTLVGSLVMLIGIIYLGLNVSDGYLTTDYFVIRDALASGTNPAFSMEAQRWLFAAFAIGFAIKVPLFPFHTWQPFTYSESSTTGSVILAALLSKMGAYGFIRFCLPFFPEVSLEFAPFIMTLAVISIVYGGYLAIVQTNIKKLIAYASFSHLGFIILGIFSFTQEAMSGAVISMVGHGIATAGLFLLTGMLYERHKTKDIRGFQGLAKIAPKFTVLFMITVMTALGLPGLSGFVGEFMILIGAYSSTEVSSVFAILAALGIVAASIYLLNTFRVMMFGETNEELKNKIFDLNRREVAVVLPLVTLMIVMGLYASPFLNQINKGSDRVLKIVESRVEGKSFTDNTIDKEDEKVKILKEEDMDVFQSTK, translated from the coding sequence ATGACCAAAGATTGGATGACATTATTGCTAAATGCGACTTTATTCGCTCCCCTGGTGGGTATTCCGCTAATATTGCTATTCCATCGTAAGTGGGCAAAGTACCTGGCATTCGGGTTTTCATTGCTCCCTTTTATCGTCGGAATTGTACTACATAGTGTTTATCGTTTCTCCCCTGATCCTTCTGCTCTATACAGTAAGGATTTTGTTTTTTTTAGTGAGAGCCTGTGGTTTACGCTGGACAACATTGACATCAAGTTTATGCTGGGTGTGGATGGGATTTCAGCCTACCTCATACTCCTTACTGCATTGATCTTCCCGACCCTGGTGGTTTACTCCTGGGGCAAGGCTGACAAGCAGGAAAAGTTGTATTATCTCATGCTCCTGGTCCTGGAAACCGGAATCATCGGATTCTTCTTGTCTCTGGACCTATTGTTACTCTACATTTTCTTCGAAATGGTACTGATCCCAACCTGTTTCTTTATAGGAATATGGGGCGGGGCACAGCGGGAAGCTGCTTCTATCAAGTTCTTCCTCTACACCCTGGTAGGATCACTGGTAATGCTTATTGGTATTATCTATCTGGGACTGAATGTCTCTGACGGTTACCTGACGACTGATTACTTTGTAATCCGTGATGCTTTGGCTTCCGGAACCAATCCTGCTTTCTCTATGGAAGCACAGCGTTGGTTGTTCGCTGCTTTTGCTATCGGCTTTGCAATCAAAGTTCCTTTGTTCCCTTTCCACACATGGCAGCCATTTACTTATTCAGAGTCCTCTACAACAGGTTCTGTGATTTTGGCAGCACTCTTGTCAAAAATGGGAGCGTACGGATTTATCAGATTCTGTCTGCCTTTCTTTCCGGAAGTATCTCTGGAGTTTGCACCCTTCATTATGACACTGGCTGTAATCAGCATCGTGTATGGTGGATATCTGGCTATCGTTCAAACCAATATTAAAAAGCTTATTGCTTATGCTTCTTTCTCTCACCTGGGATTCATTATCCTCGGTATCTTCTCCTTTACTCAGGAGGCGATGAGCGGAGCTGTAATCAGCATGGTAGGACACGGTATTGCTACAGCAGGTTTGTTCTTGCTGACAGGAATGCTTTACGAGCGCCACAAAACCAAAGACATCCGTGGATTCCAGGGACTGGCCAAAATCGCTCCTAAGTTTACAGTACTCTTTATGATCACTGTAATGACAGCTTTAGGACTTCCCGGTCTGAGTGGATTCGTAGGAGAATTTATGATCCTGATTGGAGCGTATAGCTCTACCGAGGTTTCCAGCGTATTTGCTATCCTCGCAGCTTTGGGTATCGTAGCCGCTTCTATCTACCTCCTCAACACCTTCCGTGTGATGATGTTTGGTGAGACCAATGAAGAATTGAAGAACAAAATCTTCGATCTCAATCGTCGCGAAGTAGCTGTAGTGCTTCCATTAGTTACGCTGATGATCGTTATGGGACTGTATGCATCTCCTTTCCTCAACCAGATCAACAAAGGATCTGACAGAGTATTGAAGATTGTTGAGTCTCGTGTCGAAGGAAAGTCTTTCACTGACAACACCATCGATAAAGAAGACGAAAAAGTAAAAATCCTGAAAGAAGAAGACATGGATGTTTTCCAGTCTACCAAGTAA
- a CDS encoding T9SS type A sorting domain-containing protein produces MEKTLAFILVILLYTCSFGQDTFYTSGQGKGEWNDPDSWMLDETGSTAGRIPTAEANIIIRHSITHILTASYTHSGNIEVRKGSTFEIMGEGDYTFTGDLFELKGSLIAGIDLYHKSHNDDFSHFVIRNTGLVYALGELHVASGSEILSEQNTCGAFYITDALHIHGENTRMLGQASIISGGLRAWKMDGAEITSETEKLEYVSLTLGNNIKIFSSEYDCEFGNTVVSGKGGHVPDVDLNDFKAIQRGASVQIAWLTSSLAILPELSLERAWEGEDFSELRKVSSAEINETAGYYNVSDAEKLESKRRYRLSYTNELGEQIVLGVIEAGAGPHVEAYPNPYTGELLTIQAQGFEADQELYIKILDLQGRELWKGFSSSNSEGHLNYKAQPQLDPGTYLISVESGELRQSQRLLVF; encoded by the coding sequence ATGGAAAAAACACTTGCCTTTATTCTGGTTATACTGCTCTATACCTGTTCTTTTGGACAGGACACTTTTTACACCAGCGGACAAGGAAAAGGAGAATGGAATGATCCGGACTCCTGGATGTTGGACGAAACGGGATCTACTGCAGGAAGAATTCCTACTGCAGAGGCAAACATCATCATCAGACACAGTATTACTCACATTCTCACTGCCTCCTATACCCATAGTGGAAACATAGAAGTGAGAAAAGGATCTACTTTTGAGATCATGGGCGAGGGAGATTATACGTTTACAGGTGATCTCTTCGAATTGAAAGGAAGTCTCATCGCCGGGATCGATCTCTACCACAAATCACATAATGACGATTTCAGCCACTTTGTTATTCGCAATACAGGTCTGGTATATGCACTTGGAGAATTGCATGTAGCTTCAGGTTCTGAAATCCTAAGCGAACAAAATACCTGTGGAGCCTTTTATATCACGGATGCGCTTCATATCCACGGCGAAAATACCCGTATGTTGGGACAAGCCAGCATTATTAGTGGGGGCTTGCGTGCCTGGAAAATGGATGGCGCGGAAATAACTTCAGAAACAGAAAAATTAGAATATGTTTCCCTCACTTTGGGGAATAATATCAAAATATTTAGCTCCGAATATGATTGCGAGTTCGGCAATACCGTAGTAAGCGGAAAAGGCGGTCATGTTCCTGATGTAGACCTCAATGACTTCAAAGCTATACAAAGAGGAGCTTCTGTTCAGATTGCATGGTTAACTTCTTCTCTGGCTATTCTACCAGAATTGAGTTTAGAGCGTGCCTGGGAAGGAGAAGATTTCAGCGAATTGAGAAAAGTAAGTTCTGCAGAGATAAATGAAACCGCAGGATATTATAATGTATCAGACGCAGAAAAACTGGAATCCAAACGCCGATATAGACTGAGCTATACCAATGAACTTGGGGAACAAATTGTCCTGGGGGTAATTGAAGCTGGAGCGGGTCCGCATGTAGAAGCTTATCCCAATCCTTATACAGGAGAATTATTGACCATACAAGCCCAGGGATTTGAGGCGGATCAGGAGCTTTATATTAAGATTCTGGACCTACAGGGAAGAGAACTTTGGAAGGGCTTTTCCAGCAGTAATTCTGAAGGGCATTTGAACTATAAAGCTCAGCCTCAATTAGATCCGGGAACCTATCTCATATCTGTCGAATCTGGCGAGCTTCGACAAAGCCAAAGATTGTTAGTGTTTTAG
- a CDS encoding ATP-binding cassette domain-containing protein: MNENFLRIDNVSKAYDDYLAVNQVSLNIPKGKIYGLLGPNGAGKTSTIRMITRITVPDSGTIYFNGEELAEKHSRDTGYMPEERGLYKKMKVLEQITYLLSLKGLPTSEAKAAGIDWLERLGLTDWSNNKVTDLSKGMQQKVQFISTIAHKPRLLILDEPFSGLDPVNTKLIEKEIFRLKDEGTTIIFSTHRMEQVEELCDYIALMSQGKLMLENEITQVRKDFQKQVYHISFLGDKQHLMAVPGLEILEITDKQAKVELSGGEGDRNDLLRRLADSPLEILSFALHLPRLNEIFIELVGGNKSLNRKETV; encoded by the coding sequence ATGAACGAAAATTTTTTACGAATTGACAATGTAAGCAAAGCCTATGATGACTACCTCGCGGTAAACCAGGTTTCGCTGAATATCCCTAAAGGGAAAATTTATGGCCTCCTCGGCCCAAATGGAGCAGGAAAAACTTCCACCATTAGAATGATCACCCGCATCACTGTACCTGATAGCGGGACTATTTATTTTAATGGAGAAGAACTTGCCGAAAAGCATAGCCGGGATACCGGATATATGCCCGAAGAAAGAGGCCTCTACAAAAAAATGAAAGTCCTGGAGCAGATTACCTATTTGCTCAGCTTGAAAGGACTCCCTACCTCAGAAGCCAAAGCAGCAGGCATCGATTGGCTGGAAAGACTCGGCCTTACGGATTGGAGCAACAATAAAGTTACCGACCTGTCCAAAGGTATGCAGCAAAAGGTGCAGTTCATCTCAACCATTGCGCACAAGCCTCGCCTCCTGATCTTGGATGAACCCTTCTCCGGACTCGACCCGGTCAATACCAAATTGATCGAAAAAGAGATTTTCCGCCTCAAAGATGAAGGAACAACTATCATTTTCTCTACCCACCGCATGGAACAGGTGGAAGAACTCTGTGATTATATCGCTTTGATGAGTCAGGGGAAATTGATGTTGGAAAATGAGATTACACAGGTAAGAAAGGATTTTCAAAAGCAGGTATATCATATCAGCTTTCTGGGAGATAAACAGCATTTGATGGCTGTACCCGGTCTTGAAATCCTTGAGATTACCGACAAACAGGCAAAAGTTGAACTTTCAGGTGGAGAAGGAGATCGCAATGATCTGCTGAGACGTCTGGCTGATTCTCCTTTGGAGATTCTGAGCTTTGCCCTGCATTTGCCCCGCCTCAATGAAATCTTCATTGAATTAGTGGGTGGCAACAAAAGTCTCAACCGCAAGGAGACTGTATAA